ATTGAGAGGAGTAGAAGGTTTAGTGGACCTTGACTCTGATTGGGAAGTAGGACGTCAGGAATTGAGGCTCTTACCGAACCACTTCAAGTTGGCGGGTTTGGGTGTTACTTTGGATGATGTGGCTTCCGAACTAAGGGGATACATAAGCGGAGTAAAGGCAGGAGTATATAGGGAAAGGGGTTATGAGTACGACATCCTTGTGCAGTTGGGCGAACAGTGGAGAGACGCCCCCTCAAAGGTGGAGGAATTGCCTCTTTGGACTCCAAAAGGTTTCGTCCCGTTGAAGGAGTTGGTTCATGTAAAATATGAGAAAGGTCCCACAGCTATATATAGATTGGACCGACAAAGAAAAGTTACAGTGGAAGGAGAAGTGGCTGGAAGATCAGTAGGAGAAGTTTTCAGAGACATTCAGCCGATAGTCAGGAAGATTGAGTTGCCCCAAGGGTATAGGTTTATATACAAAGGAGAAATTGAGGACATCCAGGAGAACTTCAGAAGGCTAATAACGGCCTTTGGTATGGCGACGTTTTTAACTTTCTTGATGATTGCCGGTATAATTGAGTCCTACCTTTTTGCTTTCGTTATAATGCTTACGGTTCCTATCTCCATAATTGGCGTTGTGCCGGCGCTGCTTTTTACTGGGACGACGCTGTCCATTTATGGACTTTTGGGCCTGATAATGCTGGTGGGTCTCGTTGTCAACAATGCGATAATAATAGTCGACTACGCTGAACTGTTGAGAAAGAGGGGATACAAGCCTGATGAAGCTGTTATAGAGGCCTGCAACGTTAGGTTGAGGCCTATAATAATGGCGGACGTGACAACGTTGATAGCCTTATTGCCTTTGGCCATGGGAATGGGAACAGGGGGCCAATATAGAGCCCCATTGGCCATAGTCTTAATAGGGGGACTGATTGCAGGTGGAACCATGGCCTTGTTCCTGATACCTCCCATTTACAACGTGGTTTGGAGGTTAAAGGCCTACGTATCGAAGGGGGGCTTATTGTGAAGAGAGGACTATTTTTCTGGGGGGCCTTTATTTTAGTGGCAGTTATTATCGTGGGAGGTTTCTTTTACCTAGGAAGAAAACCTTCCTTGCTTGACCCGCTTAATGCCATACCTGAAGTTGAAGCAGATCAATCTTGGCTTTTGCTTGAATCGCCAGGGGATCAATTGAGCCTATTGGAGTGGCCCGAGGACAAAAATGAAGTTAGTACTGTAGAGGTCTTTACCAAAGATATATTGGGATTGTCTTCGTTATCGTCCAAGGTTGCCCTTTGGGTTCAGCTTCCATATGGCGATCGGTGGTATGGAGCCTTTCAAATGCCGAAGGAGGAAATTGACTCTTTGAGGGCATTAAAAACTCCAGAACGCTGGAGAAGCAGGTTCCCAAATTGTGTAGTTGGCGAGACCTCAGAAGGAGCGATTAAAATCAAGTTCTCGGAAGACTCAGAACCTGTGGTGGGTGCGGTCGAAAGGGGGACATTGCTTCTATCGAAGGATGCTCAGGGCCTTTCTAAGATGTACGAAGCCATTGAAACCCCGTCGAAGCGAATGAAGGTAAAGTGGGATGTGAAGCCTTCTTTGCCAGCCCACTTGGTGGTCTTTGATGATGGAAAGTTGGCTTCAAAGTTGGGGGAAAAACTTGGCGTAGATGAAGACCTTGGAGAATCTTTACCTTTGACTTTTACCCTTGGATGGGAGTCCTCAGATGATAGAGGGAATATATTCTGGAATATCAATGGGCTTGAAGATGTTTTCGCTTCAAATGATGTTGCAGATCGTATTGAGCCCATAAGTTGGGAAGGAGAATTTTTCGTCCCAGATCCACTGGTTGCTGCTTTTGCCTTCAATGCAAAGGGGCTTGTGGCGGACACAATGATGGAAGGGTTTGAGGAGGCTGCTTCCAAGGCTTACAGTGAAAGGAAAGAGCTATTGGAGCTATTGGATGGGGCTATTATCTCCATGGTCGGAGGAAAATCGAGAGTGGCCTTGTTGTCCTTGCCTGGGATACTCGTTCAATTGCCAGAAAGGGGCGACAAAGGCGTTGAGGCAGTCAACGAATTATGGGATTCTTTCTGGCTTGATCCAAGGCCTATCGAGGGTTTTGCTGCGGGGGGAGCTGTTGCTTTCCCCTTTACCCTCATAGGGGCGGCTGATGAGAGATTAGTGCTTTTAGGAGCTATAGATTTAAACACCTTGATAAAAAATAAGAGTGTCACAGAGATAATTGGTTATGACAAACCCTCCTTGGGTTGGCTTTACGTTGATTTCCCCAAGGCAGCGGAGGCGTTGGAGGATTTACAGAAAATAGGCAGTCTTTCAACCAAGGTCGGAGTTACTAATACACCAGACTTGGAGAAGATTGAACAGACTATAAGCAGACTCAAACAACTGGGCAGGCTTAAAATGGTTTTTTATGACTTAAAAAGTGGCGAGGCTCGTTGGGAGCCCAGCAATTGAGTTTAGAGAATATGAATTGAAAGCAAGTGCTTAAACAAAAGGGGGATTTAGTGGATGGTACAAAATGCCTTGGCGGTACTTATGGAGCGCAATTGCATAGAATGGTGCAGCAACCCTGAGGAGCTTGGTTCTTTGTTCTCCACAGAGATGGTTACTGGATACATTGGGTTCGATCCGACAGCAGATAGTCTTCACGTGGGGCATTTGATACCCATAATGGGACTTGCCTGGATGCAGCGGTTGGGTCACAGGCCGATAGCAATAGCTGGAGGCGGGACCGGATTGATAGGCGACCCTTCAGGAAAGAGCAAAGAACGAAACCTGCTCACATTGGAACAAGTGGAACAGAACATGGTGAGTGTTAAAAAACAGCTTGAGCAATTCCTTGATTTCGATTGTGGTCCTAACTCGGCGCTTATAATAAACAACTATGATTGGCTTGGTAAGTTGGGTTTGATTGAGTTCCTCAGAGATACGGGCAAGTATTTTACCGTCAATTACATGATAGGTAGGGAGTACGTTAAAAGCCGCCTGGAGGATCCAGAAAAATCCATTTCCTTCACGGAATTTTCTTACATGCTTCTTCAGGCTTATGATTTTTATCATCTATATAAGGAATATGGGTGCAAACTTCAGATGGGTGGTAATGATCAGCAGGGGAACATTATAGCAGGCATTGATCTTATACGAAAGAAGGCTGGAGGCCAAGCCTACGGCATAACATATCCTTTGTTGCTGACAGCTTCGGGTCAGAAGTTTGGCAAGACAGAGGACGGAGCTGTGTGGTTGTCGCCGCAAAAGACATCTCCATATAAATTTTACCAGTTTTGGATAAACACCGATGACAGGGATGTGGAAAAGCTTTTGAAGTTGTTTACCTTTTTACCTCTCGAAGAAATCAGAGAGTTGATGGAGGAGCACGAAAAAAGTCCTGAGAAGAGGTCCGCGCAGAGACGCTTGGCATGGGAAGTAACCAAGGTGGTACATGGAGAAACTGCTGCAGCTTCGGTGAGAAGAGCCAGCGAAATACTTTTCGGTGGCTCTTTTGAGCTTTCCGAATTGGATGAAAATATGCTTTCGGTTCTAAGGCGCGAGGTGCCCTCGGGCCATTTCTCCATGGAGGATTCCCAAAACATAGTAGATGTGCTGGTTGCCAGTGGAGCATGCAAGAGCAAGGGGGAGGCCAAAAGGCTCATAAAGGGAGGCGGTTTGGCGGTCAATGGAAGGAAGGTATCATCGGAAGACGAGCTTATTCAAAGAGAGGACCTTTTGTTAGGAAAGTACGTATTTTTGCGCTTGGGTAAAAAGAGATATCACATAGCGGAGAACCAGTAAATTAAAAGAGGTGCAAAATAGTAGTGTCCTATATATCGTCCTTCCTTAAAGCTGTTACTTTGTATGTGGGTAAAGGTGGTACAAGAGCAACCCTACTTGATTACCTCTTGTCTGGGATGCTTAAGACAACGAAACCCAGGGGGAAAGTAGCTATGGATAACCTTTCCATAGCCTTTCCCCAAAGTACTGAAGAGTGGCGTAAAGACATGCTGAGCAAAGTCTACAGCCACTTTGCCTCCACCCTCGTGGAGTACATAGTGGCGTTGAATGAGCCCGATCGTTTAACAGGATGGTTCAAGACGGTAGAAGGGAAAAAATACTTGGATGAGGCTTTGACCAGCGGTAGAGGAGCGGTGTTACTTTTTGGGCATTTGGGTAACTGGGAACTATTGGGAGGTTGGCTTGCACTGTCTGGCTACCCTGTCTATGCAATGGTTAGAAAGCATGATGACCAAGAGTTGGAAGATCTTATAGATGGTTACAGGCAGCGGATGAATCTCAAGATAATAGATAAGGACAACATTAGGGAGCCCATAAGGCAGTTAAAAAAAGGCAATTTTGTTGCCATAGCTGGGGATCAACATTGGGGTAGGGCGGGGCTGGAAGTTCCCTTTCTTGGAAAGACATGTAGCACTCCATCTGGACCTGCAGTATATGCTATCTTGACGGGAGCCCCAATTATACCCATAGCTGCCTTCAGGCGAGGAAAGTTCGATTATGTTTTTGAGGCCTATCCCCCAATAGAACCTCAAAGAAAGGGCGATAGTAAACAGGAAACATACAGGTTAACGACGCTCGCCAACCAGGCTATTGAGAAGATGATCAGAAAGGCACCGGAACAATGGTTATGGATGCACCGGCGTTGGCGCTAGGACTTAGGCCTTGGGTCCCTTTCAGAAATAAGAAATCCTCCTATAGAGTAGTGGGTTTTGGGCATTTCATCTAGGATGATTCGTACTTGCTGCGGTTGAACTTCCAAAGATTCACATATTGCTTCCGTTACCTTTGAAACTAGTTTCTTTTTTTGTTCGTAGCTTCGGCCTTCCAAAAAATGGATTTGTACAACTGGCATACTTTATCACCTCTTGTCCATTATTTACCTATGCAGAAACTGCTGAATATGGCATCAAGAAGGGCTTCATCTGCTTCCACGCCCAATATCCTTTCCAGACATTTCCTGGCTTCAGCAAGACACGCAGCTGCCGCGTCCTCCCCTAAGTTGGTACTCAATGCTTCTAAAGCTGTATCAATGTTTGTGAGGACTCCTTTTAGCTCTTCTATCTGTCTTGTTGTGGCATTGAGTCCCTCGTTTACGTCTCCGCCTTGGAGAAATAGATCAACGATACTGTCCTTTAGTTCCTCGATTCCAGTACGGTTGTTTGCGGAGATTATGTGCACCTTGCTTTCAGGTAGTATCTTGGATATGTCCTTCTCTGTCACTACCAGAGGCAGGTCCGCCTTGTTTATGACCACTATATGTCGTTTGTTTTTCAGGGCGTAAGCGACTTTGAGATCTTCTTGTTGAAGCCTTTCATTGCCATCTATCACCCATAAAAGAATGTCGGATTCGTGAAGGGCTTTTTGTGCTTTTTCGACACCTATGGCTTCCACTTCATCGGAGGGTTCCCTTATTCCTGCGGTGTCAACTAACCTTAATGGAACCCCCTTGTGGGTCAAAACTTCCTCTATTATGTCTCTTGTGGTTCCTGGTATAGCAGTGACTATGGCCCTTGATTCGTTCAAGAAAGCGTTAAGCAGAGAGGATTTGCCAACGTTGGGGCGCCCCACCAGGGCTACCCTTATGCCCTCCCGAAGAAGATTTCCCTTTCTTGCACTATCCAAAATTGATGCGGTCTCATTTCGCAGTTCGGTAAGCTTAAGGATGCCGTCTTTTGCGGAAAGAGGGGGAATGTCTTCCTCGGGAAAATCAAGGTTGGCCTCAAGAAGTACGCAAAACTCCATTATCTCGTCGTAAAGATGCTTTATCTTCTCCGAGAAACTTCCAACGAGGTTTCTTGTAGCTGATTTCAGGGCTTCTTCGCTCCGAGCTCGAATTATGCCTATCACTGATTCTGCTTGGGATAGATCTATACGACCATTGACAAACGCCCTTCGGGTGAACTCTCCCGGCTCTGCCAGCCTTGCCCCCTTTTTCAGTAGTTCTTCCAGACACAGTCTTGCGACCAGGGTTCCGCCGTGGCAGTGGATCTCTGCGACTTCTTCCCCCGTGTAGCTGTAGGGGGCCTGGAACCACACAGCCAAAACTTCGTCTATGGCTTCGCCCTCTTGATTTATGATATATCCGTGGCACATGAAACGGGGTGGATAACTTTTCAGCGGTCTTTTGCCTCTGAAAATGGAGTCCACGAGGTCCCTTGAGCCTCTGCCTGATAACTTAACTATGGATATTGCAGCTTCTCCCCATGCGGTCGCTATGGCCGCAATTATATCTTGTCCCATATGGTTACCCCTTTTACCCAGCTATATTGCAGCTGGGGACACCGAGTTTGCGGCATCCCCAGCTGCAGGCAGTATTATATATCAACTTTACTCTTATTTGTTTACAAAAGCTCTCTCAGTGCTTCTCCCAATCTGGATATTCCCTCTTCGGTTTGCTCTTTTGATGCAAAGGTGAAACACATCCTGAAGTTGTGTTCGCCTCCTCCATTGGGGAAGAAGGGTTCGCCCAACACGAAGGCAACTTTCTTTTCTACCGCCTTCTCAAATAAGTCTTTGGCCTTCACTTTGGGAGTTTCAAGCCAGTAGAAAAAGCCTCCTCTAGGGGTCAACCACTTGACTTCTCCTTGAGGTAGGTATTTACGGAAAGCTTCCTCCATGGCATCTCGTTTCTTCCTGTAGTGATCTATTATTTTGGGCAAGAAGCTGTCGAGGTGCCCCAGTCGGCAGTATTCATATACCATGGCTTGGGCTACTACGCTGGTACAAACGTCGACCCCCTGTTTGAAGACGGTCATCTTTCTTATTACTTCCTTGTTTCCTGCGCACCAGGCCACGCGGGTTCCGGGGGCCAGAATCTTTGAGAAACTGCAGGCGAAAACCACTCTCCCCGAGGTGTCCATTGAGAATATGGATGGTATCTCCTCTCCGTCGAAGCGCACATATCCGTAAGGGTCATCTTCTAGGATAAGAAGATTATATTTCTCAGCGATTTCTATTAGTTTTTTCCTTCTTTCGAGGGAAAGGTCGCATCCCAGAGGATTGTGGAAGTTTACTATGGTGTAAATGAATTTGACTTTTTTGCCTTCTTTTCGGGCTTTTTCCACCATCTCGGGTATCATGTCCACTTTCATTCCGTTCTCGTCACATGGAACGGTGAGGAATGAGGCCCCGTGGTTTCTCATAGTTAATGTGGCTCCCAGGAAAGTGGGTTCTTCGCATATGACCCAATCTCCTTTGTCGATCAAGACCCAGGACAATAGGTCTACAATTTGAGTGGAACCTGTTGTTATTAGGATTTCATCGGTTGCGAGTTTACGTCCCATTTTAGGTGCGGTCCACTCCGCGAGGAACTCCTTTAGGGGCAGATAGCCCTCAGTGGTTCCGTATTGCAGTACATCCTTGCCTTCACGGTCTAGTATGCCTGCTGCTTCCTTGAACTGCTCCACAGGGAATATCTCTGGGTCTGGCATTCCTCCTGCGAAGGATATCATACCAGGCCTCCTTATCAGGTGGAGCATTTCTCTGATAGGCGAAGGCTTCAAATTAAACGTGGCTTGGCTGTACAAGCTTTCCAAAAAATTACTCAATTCCCATCCCCTCCATATGTAAAGATTCTCTGCTTTCCTCTGCTATTTAGATCATTTTAGCTAGCTCCCTTTCCCCCAGATATGGAAATAGTGGTATTTCTAATGTGTTCAAGGCGTCTTTCCGTTGGGGGGTGAGAGTTGAAACCGTTTGGGGTGGTGGAGTAGCCCGCCTCCTTCATCCGAAGGAGAGCATTGTAGAGCCCCCAAGGGTTGTAGCCCGCTTTATGTGCCAGCTGTACGCCAAAGTCGTCGGCTTCGACCTCCATTTCCCTGCTGAATCCCGATTCGGCCAAGGCTAGCCCCAACCTCAGGATGGTGGAAGCTGTTTTGTCGTCTTTCCCAAAGGCACGATATAACAAGTACCAAATTAGGTTTCTGGAGACGGTCTCTCTGTAGTGGCCCAGTTTTATGTGTCCTATTTCATGGGCGAAGATTCCTGCTATTTCATCATCCTGATCCATTATGTTGAGAAGCCCTTTGGTCACATGTATTGAGTAATCAGACCCCCTGAAGGAGACCCAGGCGTTGGGTTCTTCTTTGTCCTCTACGACTAGAGTTTTGTTTCCTCCGAGCCCAGACACTGTACTGAGCCTGTCCCATACCTTTTGGGCCTGTTTTGGGCTTACTGCCCCCAAGGCAGGGGACCACAAAAATACAAAGGTAATTAATATGCAAAGGAAAGGACCCACTATATGTTTTCGCAATAAATTACCTCCAAATGGCTTTCTTATAAACTAAATTATACATTATTTGCCTCGTAGTCTTTACATGGCAAATTTTTTGTGTTATAAAACCTCCATTCAAAACATATTTTACAAGAACAGAGAGATGACGCAATGACTAAAAGTAAGAAAAGGTTACTTGGTATAGGTTGTTCGGGAGCTATGGGTTCTTCTTCCTCCTCTTGGGAAGGAGACAGTTCTTCTATTGTTTTATTTTTGAGGGCTCCCGAAACGGATTACTGAGGTAGATTTTAGCAGTTGGGGAAATTTTAAAGGAGGGAGCCTTAAAAGGCTCCCTCCTTTTTATTAGGTGCTTAAACTAAAAGGGCAGAGGAGGATGAGGATGAGAAGATACTTGTTTACGCCAGGGCCGGTAGAGTTAAGCAAGAAGGTTAAAGAAGCCACGAAGGGACAAATGATAAGCCACAGAAGCAGGGAGTTTTCCAGTTTGATGTCGGGTTTGCAGTTAAAGCTGCGAAAGTTGTTGAATGTCCAAGAACCCGTTTTACTCTTTCCTGGTTCCGGTACATCGGCACTCGAAGCTTTATTAGTAAATCTGATTTCTAGGGGCGATAAAGTTCTTTCCTTCTCTTGCGGGCATTTTGGCGAACGATTCCGTGAAATTGCCTCTCGTATTGGAGCCGTAGTGTTATCTTTCGATAAGCCTTATGGAGAAGTTTTCACAAAAGAAGAGGTAGTTGGCGCTGTAAATCTTTATAGTGATGCTTCTGCCATATTAATAACCCACAACGAAACATCTACTGGGGCAGCTAACCCCATAGAGGAGATAATAGAAGGCCTTCCTGCAGACGGCCCCCTGGTCTTAGTGGATGCCGTTAGTTCCATTGGTGCGATGCCGTGCTATCCGGAGAAATGGGGCGTAGATGGTTTGGCCACTTGTTCCCAGAAAGGGCTTATGGCGCCTCCTGGTATAGGAATTGTTTGGCTTTCCCGTAGAGCCTGGGAGAAGGTCCGTCAGAATAAAACCTGTCCCTCTTACAGCATGGATTTTCTTCTAATGAGGAAGTACCTTGAAAAAGAGCTTCCTCAAACTCCTGTTACGCCTCCTGTGTCTTTATTTTTCGCTTTGGATGCATCCCTTGAGGAGGTAGAAGAAGAAGGGGGGTTCTTGAGACGTTTTGAGGAGCGCAAGGCCTATGCTCAGTCATTATGCAAGGCAGTAGAGGACCTTGGGCTTGAGTTGTTGGTCAAAAACAAGCCTTCAAGGTCCTGTGGCGTTACTGCTATACGAATTCCAGGCAAGGCAGAGTCAGTGAGGAAGGGATTGCTTGAAAAAGGGATAGAAGTGGCTGGAGGGCAGGGCGCTTTGAGAAACGAAATAATAAGGGTTGGTCACTATACCAGAGAGGGCTTGTCGGAGCTTTGGGATTTCATTCAAGCTCTCGAAGAAACCTGTAAAGAATTGGGGGTTGCCGTCGATAAGATGAGCTTCGGCAAGATAGAGGAACTTTACACTGGGAGGTGCAGATAGATGTGGAAGATCCTAGTCACTGAGAAGATTCATCCTTCAGGATTAAAGGAGCTAAGGAAAGATCCGGAAGTGGAACTGCTGGAAAAAGTGGACATGAGTGAAGAGGAGTTTTTTCACTTGGTCAAAGACGTAGATGCTCTCGTGACCAGGAGTGGTACCTCTATTGACAAAAGGGTACTAGATGAAGCCAAACGGCTCAAGGTCGTTGCCAGGGCAGGGGTTGGAGTGGATAACATTGATCTTGATTGGGCAAGTCGGAAAGGTGTAGTCGTTATAAACGCTCCCACAGGAAACACTCTTGCTGCAACTGAACACACCTTTGCTCTCCTTCTGTCTATTTGCCGCAAGTTGCCTCACGGGTTCAACGACCTGGCGAGGGGCGGTTGGAACAGAAAGGCTTTTATGGGAATGCAGCTTCATGGTAAAACCCTCCTAATAATAGGGCTTGGCAGGATAGGCAGCCAGGTAGCCAAGCGAGCAGAAGCTTTTGGAATGGAGGTTTTGGCCTATGACCCCTATATAAGCGCTCGGAAGGTGGAAGAATTAGGGGTTAGAAGGGCACTTGAGTTGGAAGGCGCATTGGCTTTGGCTGATGTGGTTACATTGCATACCCCCTTGACCTCGGAGACCAAGGGAATGATAGATGAAAGGACTCTTAAGGCCTTTAAAAAAGGAGCAATTCTCATAAACTGTGCGAGAGGGGGATTGGTGGACGAGCAGGCTTGCGCGGATGCTATAAGAGAAGGGCGCCTTGCAGGTGCGGCGTTCGACGTGTTTTCCCAGGAGCCCCCTAAAAATGATCACCCGCTTTTCGCGGAGGATATAAGGGATAGGGTAGTCCTTACCCCCCATATAGGGGCCAACACTCATGAGGCTCAATCGGCTGTTTCTCTCATAATAGCTAAGAATCTTTTGGCGGCATTGAAGGGAGAGCCTTACGAGCATGCAGTAAACCTACCCTTTATGGAGCATAAGCTCTCTGCTTCGGGCAAACGGTTCTTGGCTTTGGCACGAAAAATGGGCATCTTGGCAGCCTCAATCGTTGCAGGAGCGCCGGGGAGTGTGCAGTTTTCCATGAGGGGCATACCTGTTGATGATGTGGTTGAGGCAAGAGCTTATGAATATTGTAGCCACTGTCCTTATACTATTGCGGCCCTTAAAGGTGTTCTAGAGAGGCATTTGGGGCGAGGTATAAGCTACATGGAGGCTCCGCTCCTTGCACAGGAGAGGGGCATATACGTAGAGGAGGCGAGCATCTCCGATTCACGTTATCGCTACCTGATGGAATTGAAGGTAAAAAGCGACAAAGAGGAAGTTGTGATATTGGCGACTGTCACAGAAGATGATGAGAAGCAGCGCATAGTAGGCATAAACGGCTACAGGATGGACTTTGAGCCCAGCGGGAGTTTCATTATATTTCAGAACCATGATAGGCCAGGAGTTATAGGTAAGATAGGGACCTACCTTGGAGAGAAGGGCATAAATATAGCCAATTTTTACTTGGGAAGAAAAAATGGAAGCGGCTTGGCCTTTGGGGTTTTGCAGGTCGATGGAGAGGTAGATCAGCAGGTTTTGGAGGATCTTAATGAAGCTGAAGATTTTGTGTGGGTAAGTAGCGTTAAATTTGAGGGGGATAGATGACATGCGTTTTTTTCTCATACGCCATGGACGCACTAATTGGAATTCGGAGGGAAGGTATCAGGGCGTAATAGACGTACCTCTAGATGAAGTGGGGAAGAAACAAGCTGAATTGTTAGCCAAGTCCTTGAAGTGTGTAACCATTGACAAGGTTTGGAGTAGTCCCTTAAGCAGGGCCAAAGAGACTGCTTGGTATATATCCCAAGAGCATGGCTGTCCCCTTGAAGTCCATGAGGGACTTACCGAGATCTCCCATGGAGAATGGGAGGGCAAATATGCTCATGAGGTAAAGGCTCTCTGGCCTGAGCTCTATGATCTTTGGTATAAGGAACCCCAAAAGGTTAAAATGCCTTCTGGAGAGACTTTGGAGGAGGTTGCGAATAGGGCAAAAGGTGCGTTGGAGTTTATCCTAGGCGAGGGAAAAGACCCAGTGGCTGTTGTAACCCATGACGCAGTGATAAAAGTGCTTTTGTGCCATTTTTTGGAGTTGCCTTTGGCCAAGTTTTGGAGTTTTCATGTGGCCAATTGTTCCGTTACCATGATTGAGAGAAAGGGAAAAGAATTTTGCATTTACCTTTTGGGAGAAAGGCCTTGGGCTTCCAATAGGTACGATTGGGAAAAACAGGCTGGGCTCTAAGGCGATACTTGAAACGTGGACATATGTTTTTTTTGGGTGTATTTTCAAAGTGTAGTGGTGACATCTCGTGGGGAGGTGGTTGTTTTGCTCAATAAGAGGATGGAAATTTTAAAGCAGCTTGCTACAGAAGCACCGACCAAGATAGTTATGTTGGTCATAGATGGTCTAGGCGGATTGCCGGACAAAGATGGCATGACGGAGCTGGAAAGGGCGTTCACACCCAACTTGGACGAAATAGCATCAAGGGGTGAGACAGGTCTCTTGGAGATGGTGGATGTAGGGATAACCCCTGGTAGTGGACCAGGACATTTGGCTCTGTTCGGCTACGACCCCGTGGAATTTACCGTGGGGAGGGGCATACTTGAAGTATTGGGAACAGGGGGCAAGGTCTCCCGAGGAGATGTATGTGCTAGGGGCAACTTCGCGACCTGGGGGGTGCAAGACGTAATCCTGGACAGAAGGGCTGGAAGGATAGAGACGGATAAATCAAGAGAGCTCGTAGAAAGGCTTAGCGAGGCAATAAAGGAGATAGACGGAGTGAGGATTACGTACTATCCAGGTTTGGAGCACCGATTTTCAGTGGTGTTTTCCGGTGATGGCCTTTGTGACTGTGTGAGTGACGCCGACCCTCAAAAGGATGGGGCTTCTATGAGGTGGGCTGAGCCTTTGTCCGAGGAAGGATCCAAAATGGCCGACATAGTAAATAAGTTCATTCGTGAGGCAAGGAATGTTTTAGATGGTGAGCCCAAGGCAAACGGCTGCCTTTTGAGAGGTTTCTCAGGAGTTCCAGATATCCCTCATCTTGGAGAGTTGTATAAAATCAAACCCCTTGGCTTGGCTTCGTACCCCATGTACAGGGGACTCGCGAGCTTAGTGGGTATGGACGTTTTGGAGGTGGAAAACAACCCAATCAAGCTAATTGAAGAGTTGCAGGCTAGGTGGGATGCTTACGACTTTTTCTACTTGCATGTCAAGCATGGGGATAGCAGGGGAG
The DNA window shown above is from Thermovirga lienii DSM 17291 and carries:
- a CDS encoding D-3-phosphoglycerate dehydrogenase (PFAM: D-isomer specific 2-hydroxyacid dehydrogenase, NAD binding domain; ACT domain; D-isomer specific 2-hydroxyacid dehydrogenase, catalytic domain~TIGRFAM: D-3-phosphoglycerate dehydrogenase~COGs: COG0111 Phosphoglycerate dehydrogenase and related dehydrogenase~InterPro IPR006140: IPR006139: IPR002912: IPR006236~KEGG: ddf:DEFDS_0857 D-3-phosphoglycerate dehydrogenase~PFAM: D-isomer specific 2-hydroxyacid dehydrogenase NAD-binding; D-isomer specific 2-hydroxyacid dehydrogenase catalytic region; amino acid-binding ACT domain protein~SPTR: Phosphoglycerate dehydrogenase;~TIGRFAM: D-3-phosphoglycerate dehydrogenase) codes for the protein MWKILVTEKIHPSGLKELRKDPEVELLEKVDMSEEEFFHLVKDVDALVTRSGTSIDKRVLDEAKRLKVVARAGVGVDNIDLDWASRKGVVVINAPTGNTLAATEHTFALLLSICRKLPHGFNDLARGGWNRKAFMGMQLHGKTLLIIGLGRIGSQVAKRAEAFGMEVLAYDPYISARKVEELGVRRALELEGALALADVVTLHTPLTSETKGMIDERTLKAFKKGAILINCARGGLVDEQACADAIREGRLAGAAFDVFSQEPPKNDHPLFAEDIRDRVVLTPHIGANTHEAQSAVSLIIAKNLLAALKGEPYEHAVNLPFMEHKLSASGKRFLALARKMGILAASIVAGAPGSVQFSMRGIPVDDVVEARAYEYCSHCPYTIAALKGVLERHLGRGISYMEAPLLAQERGIYVEEASISDSRYRYLMELKVKSDKEEVVILATVTEDDEKQRIVGINGYRMDFEPSGSFIIFQNHDRPGVIGKIGTYLGEKGINIANFYLGRKNGSGLAFGVLQVDGEVDQQVLEDLNEAEDFVWVSSVKFEGDR
- a CDS encoding Phosphoglycerate mutase (PFAM: Phosphoglycerate mutase family~TIGRFAM: alpha-ribazole phosphatase~COGs: COG0406 Fructose-2 6-bisphosphatase~InterPro IPR013078~KEGG: tai:Taci_0911 phosphoglycerate mutase~PFAM: Phosphoglycerate mutase~SPTR: Phosphoglycerate mutase), which encodes MRFFLIRHGRTNWNSEGRYQGVIDVPLDEVGKKQAELLAKSLKCVTIDKVWSSPLSRAKETAWYISQEHGCPLEVHEGLTEISHGEWEGKYAHEVKALWPELYDLWYKEPQKVKMPSGETLEEVANRAKGALEFILGEGKDPVAVVTHDAVIKVLLCHFLELPLAKFWSFHVANCSVTMIERKGKEFCIYLLGERPWASNRYDWEKQAGL
- a CDS encoding Phosphoglycerate mutase (PFAM: 2,3-bisphosphoglycerate-independent phosphoglycerate mutase; Metalloenzyme superfamily~TIGRFAM: 2,3-bisphosphoglycerate-independent phosphoglycerate mutase, archaeal form~COGs: COG3635 phosphoglycerate mutase AP superfamily~InterPro IPR004456: IPR019304: IPR006124~KEGG: aco:Amico_0369 phosphonopyruvate decarboxylase-related protein~PFAM: 2,3-bisphosphoglycerate-independent phosphoglycerate mutase; metalloenzyme domain protein~PRIAM: Phosphoglycerate mutase~SPTR: 2,3-bisphosphoglycerate-independent phosphoglycerate mutase); the encoded protein is MLNKRMEILKQLATEAPTKIVMLVIDGLGGLPDKDGMTELERAFTPNLDEIASRGETGLLEMVDVGITPGSGPGHLALFGYDPVEFTVGRGILEVLGTGGKVSRGDVCARGNFATWGVQDVILDRRAGRIETDKSRELVERLSEAIKEIDGVRITYYPGLEHRFSVVFSGDGLCDCVSDADPQKDGASMRWAEPLSEEGSKMADIVNKFIREARNVLDGEPKANGCLLRGFSGVPDIPHLGELYKIKPLGLASYPMYRGLASLVGMDVLEVENNPIKLIEELQARWDAYDFFYLHVKHGDSRGEDGDTLGKIKVIEEVDKVMPLLMELSPDVLVVTGDHSTPSRMKGHSWHPSPLVLLSPYVRPDGISTFGERDCARGSLGIIPAWKLMGLLLAHGRRLKKFGA